TTCAAACCCATTTGACCCGGTTCCCTCTCCTGCGTTTCGGTCTCCAGAAGATGCGCAGCGCCATATTCAAGGCGGTCTCGATTATTTTGAACGCGTCATGGGGTTTCGTCCCAAAGGCATGTGGCCTTCAGAGGGTTCGGTTTCAGACCAGGCCTGTGCGCTTATGGCCGGCGAAGGGATCAATTATTTTGCCACCGATGAAGCCGTACTGTTCCGTTCGTCTCCCGCGAACGGCGGGGAGTTGACCCGGGACGACTTGTTCCGTCTACATAGACTCGAAACGCCGAACGGCGAACTCGACTGCATCTTCCGCGATCATGGTTTGTCGGACATGATCGGCTTCGTCAATCAAACGCAAGACGGAAAACACGCCGCCAAAAATTTAATCAAACAACTACATAATATCGGCTCAAACTGGAACCATCCCGAACCGCCGTTGATTAATATTATTCTTGACGGTGAAAATTGTTGGGAATATTACCCGCGAGACGGCCATGATTTTCTGCAATATTTCATCGAAGGCGTGTTGAACGATTCTCGCATTATTCCAACGACCGTACCTGATTATCGAGAAATTTATCCAGCAGAAACAACGCTGAAATCAATTTTCCCCGGTTCGTGGATCAACCAAAACTTCCGAATTTGGATCGGCCATGAAGAAGACAATTTGGGCTGGTCGCTCATGCGGGATGCGCGCGCAGAACTGGTAAAAAAAGAACCCTCGCTTGATGAAGAAACCAAACGCGCGGCTTGGCGTCAACTCGATATCTGTGAAGGAAGCGATTGGTTTTGGTGGTATGGCGATGAAAACCAAACATCGCTCGACTTTATTTTTGACCAGTTGTTCCGAAGCCACTTAGCCCATTTATACCAACTGCTGGAACTTGATCCGCCTAATGAATTACGTCATCCAATCAAGAAGGGACATCACCTTGTCCATTCCAGCGGCGGCGGCATGTTGCGGCAGGCGCCAAACATCAGCGCTGACGGCGGCTATTTCGAATGGGCGGGCGCGCGTTATGCTCCCGCATCCAGCGGCGGGGCCATGCACCAAGCGGACGCAATCGACGGCGAAGTTTTATATGGCCGCTGCCAATCATCACTTTGCATCCGGGTCGATTTCAATTCAGATAAACCGCTCCATGACGACTCAAAAATCTATCTAAAAATCAGCCAGCCCGTTGAAGTTAAAATTGCGCTCAGTGAACCAAACAACGCGATTCAACTGGATCTGCGTGACCGACGATTACAAGCAATCGTTGATTTAAGCAACTGGGATATTGAAACCAAAGACGAAACTTGGTTTTGTCTGGTAATTGAACAACAAGGAAAACTGGATGTTTCCATCCCACAAGACGGCGAATTGCAAATTCAAGGAGTTGATAATCCGAATGACAGCCTGCTCTGGTTTCTCTAAATACATCACGCTTTTGTTCATGCTTTTGTTGTTGGCGGTTCCCGCATTCGCACTTGAAAAAACGGACCGCAGCCCGCGTTCGATTTTGGAGTCTATCGCAAAAACCTGGGAAGACATTCAGGATTTCCAATGCGTCTTCCAACAAATAGAACAGCAACCCAATGGTGAGACCAAGCGCTTTTGGGTTCACGCAAAAGTGGTGCAAGAACACGAGTCCGGCGGACAACGCAACGGCACTTTGCGGCTCGATTTTTATGAAGACGACATCCCCGTTTCAGCGCTTGCCGGGCCTGCAGTTCCAGCCACCCCCGTGGTGACCTATTACGCCAGCCCCCAGAAAATTTTATATACCTATAAGCCCAAAGCCAATACGCTGACCCGGGAGTGGTTGGACGACAGCGGGCCGTTACCGGAATTTTTGAAATTGGCGGGCCTTGCGCAATTTGATATGGACGAATTACAAGATAAGGTGTTCGTCAACAAAGATGTCTATGAAGAAGTTGTTGACGAAGTCTCATGCTATCGTCTTCACTTCTTTCCAAAGCCGGAACACAAAAGCATGGAACCGGATCGACTCTTATGGGTAAATCGGGAAAACTACTTACCGAAGCGTTTTGAAGTGGCGGGAGATTGGAAACTTTCCATTCAATTCAAAGACATGATATTAAACCAAGGCTTGCGCCCGCAAGAATTGATGCCGAACATTCCACGTAATGTCAAAGATTACGATTTGCGTAAAAACAAAACGCGCGGCGAATAGCCGCGCGTTACAAGTCGAGTTTGTTAAAACCGGTTGCTTAATCTTCGTCTTCCGCTTCAGGATCATAACCCACAAATTGAATATAGGCCATTTGGGCGCCGTCGTTTGCGCGCGGCCCGATTTTAAGAATCTGGGTATAACCACCAGGACGTTCTGAAAATTCAGGAGCAACGTCTGTGAACAGTTTTTTGATAATGGTTTTATCTTGGATAAAACGGTTCACCATACGGCGCGCATGAACGGTGTCTGATTTAGCCGTTGTAATCAATTTTTCAACGACTGTCCGCAATTCCTTGCACTTCGGCAAAGTGGTTTTAATGCGACCATAACGGATCAACGAAGCCGCCTGATTTGACAGCATCGCACTACGATGCGCGGCGGTACGTCCGAGTTTTCTGCCTTTCCACTTATGAATCATGAGTTCATGCGCTCCTTGCAGCGGCGATTAAATTTTAGTTTACGTCTTCTTCTGTTGCGAGGCTCTCTTCGGGTTCGAGATCCGCGTCGTCTTCATCATCAATGTCATCACCCAGCATCGCTGGAATCTGCGTATCCGTTGCGATTGCGTCTGAATTAAGAGCAGAAACATCCATTCCTAAGTAAAGACCCAATTTAGTGAGAACATCCTTGATTTCATTCAAGGATTTCTTACCGAAGTTGCGGTATTTCAACATTTCGCTTTCGGTTTTGCTTACAAGCACACCCACCGATTTGATGTTTGCGGCTTTTAAGCAATTGTAAGCGCGAACTGAAAGCTCTAACTCTTCTACGCCTTTGAGAAGGTATGGATTCGCGGCTTCTTCTGGCGCTTCATCCGCCTCAAGCGGCAACTCATCCTCATCGGGGAAGTGAATGAAGAGGAACAAGTGGTCTTTAAGAATTTTTGCCCCGAATGCGATTGAATCTTGGGGATTCACAGTGCCGTCCGTCCAGATTTCCATAATCAAACGGTCATAGTCAGTGATGTCGCCAACGCGGGCGTTTTCAACGACGTATTTGACTCGTTCAATTGGAGTAAACACCGCATCCATCAAAATCGTATTCACGGGATATTGGTCAGCTGATTTACCTTGACGGTCTGCGGGAAGGTAACCGCGTCCAACGTCTATGTAGAGTTCCATTTCCAATTCGCCGTCTTTATCCAAGGTGGCGATATGGAGTTCGGGGTTTAGGATTTCAACATCAGGGTTGGCTTCAATGGCAGCCGCCTTGACTTCACCTTCACCCTTCGCAGTTAAGTACAATGTCACAGGCCCGTTACGGTGATTTCTTACGCGTAGGCCTTTGAGGTTAAGAATAATATCGGTGACATCTTCAACGACACCGGGGATATAGGACACTTCCTGAAGAACGCCAGTGATGCGAACCGCCTTAATCGCCGCGCCCTGAATAGAAGATAGCAATACGCGGCGAAGGGAGTTGCCCAGGGTGGTGCCGAACCCACGTTCCAGCGGTTCAACCACAAACTTGCCGTAGCGATCCGACAGGGTATCCTGGTCGATCACAACGCGGCCTGGTAAGACGACGGATTTAAACTTCATCGATCTTCTGCTCCCTTTCGCGCCCACTGTGGACGCTGTTTCCATTTTTCTGAGACATCAACGTCTCTGCGTTTCACCGAACCCGCATCTAAAAAGACTTATTTAGAATACAATTCGACGATCATCTGCTCTTTAACCGGCAGCGCAATCTCATCCACGGATGGAAGACGCGTCATTTCACCGGAAAAAGCCTTGTCATCACGTATCAACCACGGATAGGAGCCGGTGGATTTTCGTAGTTGCAACGATTCCAACACAGCGGGCATATCCCGACTGACTTCTTTGATCTCGATCTTGTGACCGACTTTGACCAAGAAAGAAGGAATATTTACGCGGATTCCATCCACAACGATGTGGTTGTGTCGAATCAACTGACGTGCTTGCGTTCGTGACGACGCGAAGCCCAAACGGTAAATCACGTTATCGAGACGACGCTCGAGAAGATGAAGCAGGTTCTCGCCGGTTACGCCCCGCATACGGGTCGCTTCTTGATAATAACGGCGGAACTGACGTTCCAAAACGCCATAAGAGCGCTTGGCTTTTTGTTTTTCACGCAACTGCAAGCCATAGTCTGAGCGCTTGCTGCCGCGGCGTTGACCGTGTTGGCCTGGAGGGTAATTTCTCCGGCTGACAGGGCATTTTGCGGACAAGCACTTCTTTCCTTTCAGAAAGAGTTTGATGCCTTCCGCACGGCAAAGTTTGCAAACAGGTCCAATGTAACGGGCCACTCGATTCCTCCTGTGATCCCAAATCGTTAATTCGTTTTAATAATCA
This Candidatus Hinthialibacter antarcticus DNA region includes the following protein-coding sequences:
- the rpsD gene encoding 30S ribosomal protein S4, coding for MARYIGPVCKLCRAEGIKLFLKGKKCLSAKCPVSRRNYPPGQHGQRRGSKRSDYGLQLREKQKAKRSYGVLERQFRRYYQEATRMRGVTGENLLHLLERRLDNVIYRLGFASSRTQARQLIRHNHIVVDGIRVNIPSFLVKVGHKIEIKEVSRDMPAVLESLQLRKSTGSYPWLIRDDKAFSGEMTRLPSVDEIALPVKEQMIVELYSK
- a CDS encoding glycoside hydrolase family 57 protein, which gives rise to MSQHQPIFLHIFWHQHQPWYIGPDSNIAWMPWVRMHGVKDYYDMAWLCQRFDGWKQTINLVPSLLEQLSGLCSGEYSDTALELSRKPAAELTRDEKRAIIERFFDAHAPRMVDPYPRYAELNHKRCGEIEDAIDRYTTQDYLDLQVWFNLTWLDPIWKEDPDEIAPALINKGRDFTESDKSQLLDLHFKILKQIIPIHRRLTENGGLETTTTPHFHPILPLLCDSDIARVSNPFDPVPSPAFRSPEDAQRHIQGGLDYFERVMGFRPKGMWPSEGSVSDQACALMAGEGINYFATDEAVLFRSSPANGGELTRDDLFRLHRLETPNGELDCIFRDHGLSDMIGFVNQTQDGKHAAKNLIKQLHNIGSNWNHPEPPLINIILDGENCWEYYPRDGHDFLQYFIEGVLNDSRIIPTTVPDYREIYPAETTLKSIFPGSWINQNFRIWIGHEEDNLGWSLMRDARAELVKKEPSLDEETKRAAWRQLDICEGSDWFWWYGDENQTSLDFIFDQLFRSHLAHLYQLLELDPPNELRHPIKKGHHLVHSSGGGMLRQAPNISADGGYFEWAGARYAPASSGGAMHQADAIDGEVLYGRCQSSLCIRVDFNSDKPLHDDSKIYLKISQPVEVKIALSEPNNAIQLDLRDRRLQAIVDLSNWDIETKDETWFCLVIEQQGKLDVSIPQDGELQIQGVDNPNDSLLWFL
- the rplQ gene encoding 50S ribosomal protein L17; this encodes MIHKWKGRKLGRTAAHRSAMLSNQAASLIRYGRIKTTLPKCKELRTVVEKLITTAKSDTVHARRMVNRFIQDKTIIKKLFTDVAPEFSERPGGYTQILKIGPRANDGAQMAYIQFVGYDPEAEDED
- a CDS encoding DNA-directed RNA polymerase subunit alpha produces the protein MKFKSVVLPGRVVIDQDTLSDRYGKFVVEPLERGFGTTLGNSLRRVLLSSIQGAAIKAVRITGVLQEVSYIPGVVEDVTDIILNLKGLRVRNHRNGPVTLYLTAKGEGEVKAAAIEANPDVEILNPELHIATLDKDGELEMELYIDVGRGYLPADRQGKSADQYPVNTILMDAVFTPIERVKYVVENARVGDITDYDRLIMEIWTDGTVNPQDSIAFGAKILKDHLFLFIHFPDEDELPLEADEAPEEAANPYLLKGVEELELSVRAYNCLKAANIKSVGVLVSKTESEMLKYRNFGKKSLNEIKDVLTKLGLYLGMDVSALNSDAIATDTQIPAMLGDDIDDEDDADLEPEESLATEEDVN